A portion of the Juglans microcarpa x Juglans regia isolate MS1-56 chromosome 1D, Jm3101_v1.0, whole genome shotgun sequence genome contains these proteins:
- the LOC121233997 gene encoding germin-like protein subfamily 1 member 7: MMTSKLVVPKYALVAVVLLAFACSLTSAYDPSPLQGFCVAIDNPASTVFVNGKFCKDPKLVTADDFFCSVNIPGNTSNKVGSNVTAVTMEQLPGLNTLGISLARIDFAPRGLNPPHTHPRATEILVVIEGTLHVGFVTSNANDNRLFTKVLNKGDVFVFPISLIHFQLNVGNTNAVAFAGLSSQNPGVITIANEVFGSNPPINQDVLTKAFQLDKNLVNYLQQQF, translated from the exons atgaTGACCTCCAAGCTGGTTGTTCCTAAGTACGCCCTTGTAGCTGTTGTCCTGTTGGCTTTCGCTTGTTCCCTCACCTCTGCCTATGACCCCAGTCCTCTGCAGGGCTTTTGTGTTGCAATCGACAATCCTGCTTCTACTG TATTTGTGAATGGGAAGTTTTGCAAGGATCCAAAGCTTGTCACTGCTGATGATTTCTTCTGCTCGGTGAACATTCCCGGAAACACCTCAAATAAAGTGGGGTCGAATGTCACCGCTGTGACAATGGAACAACTACCAGGTCTCAACACCCTAGGCATATCCTTGGCTCGCATCGACTTTGCACCACGTGGCTTAAATCCTCCCCACACCCACCCTCGTGCCACTGAGATTCTTGTAGTCATAGAAGGTACTCTTCATGTTGGCTTTGTCACATCCAATGCAAACGATAATCGCCTCTTCACCAAAGTTCTAAACAAGGGAGATGTCTTTGTGTTCCCAATTAGTCTCATTCACTTCCAGTTGAACGTCGGAAATACCAATGCCGTTGCCTTTGCTGGTCTGAGCAGTCAGAATCCTGGGGTCATTACCATAGCCAACGAAGTCTTTGGATCCAATCCTCCCATCAATCAAGATGTTCTCACCAAGGCCTTCCAACTGGACAAGAATCTGGTTAACTATCTTCAGCAACAGTTCTAA